One segment of Anomalospiza imberbis isolate Cuckoo-Finch-1a 21T00152 chromosome 2, ASM3175350v1, whole genome shotgun sequence DNA contains the following:
- the NDUFC2 gene encoding NADH dehydrogenase [ubiquinone] 1 subunit C2, translating to MAFLPDESRSLPPPPLLNNGSVWLGFTGWMSALMDNAFNQRPIFRSGIHRQILLATLGCFVGYHLMKHTKYKYAKVDREMFEYVRHHPVDFQSPTEKKRIGQLLEAFQPIR from the exons ATGGCGTTCCTCCCCGACGAGTCGCGgtcgctgccgccgccgccgctcctcAACAACGGCTCGGTGTGGCTCGGGTTCACGGGGTGGATGTCGGCGCTGATGGACAACGCCTTTAACCAGCGCCCCATCTTCCGATCCG gtATTCACCGGCAGATCCTGTTAGCTACCCTGGGCTGCTTTGTTGGCTACCATCTCATGAAACACACCAAGTACAAGTATGCCAAGGTGGACAGAGAGATGTTCGAGTACGTCAGGCACCATCCAGTGGACTTCCAGTCACCAACAG aaaagaaaagaataggGCAGCTCTTGGAGGCTTTCCAGCCAATTAGATGA
- the LOC137469178 gene encoding thyroid hormone-inducible hepatic protein-like — translation MEQYFSATQKMEQEVMFPSLLRGVFPQQEGPAPAAESRTDLYERYQLLKAIKPMVEKGLASVADQSPTGADTDVDTSSDSNEAEDAQLEERLSHHLTGLQQVLTHLTRDTNALTRRYSQILEQISPSEGQPSW, via the coding sequence ATGGAGCAGTACTTCTCAGCCACGCAGaagatggagcaggaggtgaTGTTCCCCAGCCTGCTCCGAGGGGTCTTCCCGCAGCAGGAGGGGCCAGCCCCGGCTGCAGAGAGCCGCACGGACCTCTACGAGCGCTACCAGCTCCTCAAGGCCATCAAGCCCATGGTGGAGAAAGGCCTGGCCTCTGTCGCTGACCAGAGCCCGACCGGTGCCGACACCGACGTGGACACATCCTCGGACAGCAACGAGGCCGAGGATGCCCAGCTCGAGGAGCGCCTGTCCCACCACCTGACTGGCCTGCAGCAGGTCCTCACCCACCTCACCAGGGACACCAATGCCCTGACCCGGAGGTACAGCCAGATCCTGGAGCAGATCAGCCCCAGCGAGGGGCAGCCCAGCTGGTGA
- the LOC137469179 gene encoding thyroid hormone-inducible hepatic protein-like: protein MEQYFSATQKMEQEVMFPSLLRGVFPQQEGPAPAAESRTDLYERYQLLKAIKPMVEKGLASVADQSPTGADTDVDTSSDSNEAEDAQLEERLSHHLTGLQQVLTHLTRDTNALTRRYSQILEQISPSEGQPSW from the coding sequence ATGGAGCAGTACTTCTCAGCCACGCAGaagatggagcaggaggtgaTGTTCCCCAGCCTGCTCCGAGGGGTCTTCCCGCAGCAGGAGGGGCCAGCCCCGGCTGCAGAGAGCCGCACGGACCTCTACGAGCGCTACCAGCTCCTCAAGGCCATCAAGCCCATGGTGGAGAAAGGCCTGGCCTCTGTCGCTGACCAGAGCCCGACCGGTGCCGACACCGACGTGGACACATCCTCGGACAGCAACGAGGCCGAGGATGCCCAGCTCGAGGAGCGCCTGTCCCACCACCTGACTGGCCTGCAGCAGGTCCTCACCCACCTCACCAGGGACACCAACGCCCTGACCCGGAGGTACAGCCAGATCCTGGAGCAGATCAGCCCCAGCGAGGGGCAGCCCAGCTGGTGA
- the LOC137469181 gene encoding thyroid hormone-inducible hepatic protein-like encodes MEQYFSATQKMEQEVMFPSLLRGVFPQQEGPAPAAESRTDLYERYQLLKAIKPMVEKGLASVADQSPTGADTDVDTSSDSNEAEDAQLEERLSHHLTGLQQVLTHLTRDTNALTRRYSQILEQISPSEGQPSW; translated from the coding sequence ATGGAGCAGTACTTCTCAGCCACGCAGaagatggagcaggaggtgaTGTTCCCCAGCCTGCTCCGAGGGGTCTTCCCGCAGCAGGAGGGGCCAGCCCCGGCTGCAGAGAGCCGCACGGACCTCTACGAGCGCTACCAGCTTCTCAAGGCCATCAAGCCCATGGTGGAGAAAGGCCTGGCCTCTGTCGCTGACCAGAGCCCGACCGGTGCCGACACCGACGTGGACACATCCTCGGACAGCAACGAGGCCGAGGATGCCCAGCTCGAGGAGCGCCTGTCCCACCACCTGACTGGCCTGCAGCAGGTCCTCACCCACCTCACCAGGGACACCAACGCCCTGACCCGGAGGTACAGCCAGATCCTGGAGCAGATCAGCCCCAGCGAGGGGCAGCCCAGCTGGTGA
- the LOC137469182 gene encoding mid1-interacting protein 1-B-like, with translation MEQYFSATQKMEQEVMFPSLLRGVFPQQEGPAPAAESRTDLYERYQLLKAIKPMVEKGLASVGDQSPAGADTGTDTALDEGADSNLEERLSHHVNGLQQVLTDLTKNTKALTRRYSQILEQINLSEDQSSS, from the coding sequence ATGGAGCAGTACTTCTCAGCCACGCAGaagatggagcaggaggtgaTGTTCCCCAGCCTGCTCCGAGGGGTCTTCCCGCAGCAGGAGGGGCCAGCCCCGGCTGCAGAGAGCCGCACGGACCTCTACGAGCGCTACCAGCTCCTCAAGGCCATCAAGCCCATGGTGGAGAAAGGCCTGGCCTCTGTTGGTGACCAGAGCCCAGCTGGTGCAGATACAGGCACAGACACAGCCTTAGATGAGGGTGCAGACAGCAATCTGGAAGAGCGCCTGTCCCATCATGTCAATGGCTTGCAGCAAGTTCTGACAGACCTCACCAAAAACACCAAAGCCCTGACCCGGAGGTACAGCCAGATCCTGGAGCAGATCAACCTCAGTGAAGATCAGTCCAGCTCTTGA
- the KCTD14 gene encoding BTB/POZ domain-containing protein KCTD14 isoform X1, which produces MSISSEHKPLGKQVTGSLHMVSKLSPVVELNVGGEMYTTTLSTLKKHPGSKLAEMFTGQPKLRTDSEGRFFIDRPGTYFKYILEYLRSNQVPSQCIQDVYKEALFYDIEPLIKQLEDSPQIFGELVARRQFLARVPNYSENIELMIRIARAEAVASRQSSVIVCVVRTEEDAARCQDALNSLDVDKKSVVKFGPWKAVPSISDLLDCIQMDVEAKGYKISFQPHIAEKGFRFKSHDFFYKFLFTWW; this is translated from the exons ATGAGTATTTCGTCAGAGCACAAGCCCCTTGGGAAGCAGGTCACCGGCAGCCTGCATATGGTGAGTAAG ttgtcacCAGTTGTGGAGTTAAATGTTGGTGGGGAGATGTACACGACAACATTGAGCACCTTGAAGAAACACCCTGGCTCCAAGCTGGCAGAGATGTTCACTGGCCAGCCCAAactcaggactgactctgaagGGAGGTTCTTCATCGACAGGCCAGGCACCTACTTCAAATACATCTTGGAGTACCTGCGCAGTAACCAAGTGCCCAGCCAGTGCATCCAGGACGTCTACAAAGAGGCATTGTTCTATGACATAGAACCTTTGATCAAGCAGCTTGAGGACTCCCCACAGATCTTTGGGGAGCTCGTGGCGAGGAGGCAGTTTCTGGCTCGTGTGCCCAACTACAGTGAGAACATCGAGCTGATGATCCGCATTGCGAGGGCGGAAGCGGTTGCATCTCGACAGTCCAGCGTCATAGTATGTGTGGTCAGAACCGAGGAGGACGCAGCCAGGTGTCAGGATGCCTTGAACAGTTTGGACGTGGATAAAAAATCCGTGGTTAAGTTTGGCCCCTGGAAGGCTGTGCCAAGTATTTCTGATCTGCTGGACTGCATTCAAATGGATGTTGAAGCCAAAGGGTATAAAATATCCTTTCAGCCCCATATTGCTGAAAAAGGTTTTCGCTTCAAATCTCATGACTTCTTCTACAAGTTCCTGTTCACCTGGTGGTAG
- the KCTD14 gene encoding BTB/POZ domain-containing protein KCTD14 isoform X2, translated as MSISSEHKPLGKQVTGSLHMLSPVVELNVGGEMYTTTLSTLKKHPGSKLAEMFTGQPKLRTDSEGRFFIDRPGTYFKYILEYLRSNQVPSQCIQDVYKEALFYDIEPLIKQLEDSPQIFGELVARRQFLARVPNYSENIELMIRIARAEAVASRQSSVIVCVVRTEEDAARCQDALNSLDVDKKSVVKFGPWKAVPSISDLLDCIQMDVEAKGYKISFQPHIAEKGFRFKSHDFFYKFLFTWW; from the exons ATGAGTATTTCGTCAGAGCACAAGCCCCTTGGGAAGCAGGTCACCGGCAGCCTGCATATG ttgtcacCAGTTGTGGAGTTAAATGTTGGTGGGGAGATGTACACGACAACATTGAGCACCTTGAAGAAACACCCTGGCTCCAAGCTGGCAGAGATGTTCACTGGCCAGCCCAAactcaggactgactctgaagGGAGGTTCTTCATCGACAGGCCAGGCACCTACTTCAAATACATCTTGGAGTACCTGCGCAGTAACCAAGTGCCCAGCCAGTGCATCCAGGACGTCTACAAAGAGGCATTGTTCTATGACATAGAACCTTTGATCAAGCAGCTTGAGGACTCCCCACAGATCTTTGGGGAGCTCGTGGCGAGGAGGCAGTTTCTGGCTCGTGTGCCCAACTACAGTGAGAACATCGAGCTGATGATCCGCATTGCGAGGGCGGAAGCGGTTGCATCTCGACAGTCCAGCGTCATAGTATGTGTGGTCAGAACCGAGGAGGACGCAGCCAGGTGTCAGGATGCCTTGAACAGTTTGGACGTGGATAAAAAATCCGTGGTTAAGTTTGGCCCCTGGAAGGCTGTGCCAAGTATTTCTGATCTGCTGGACTGCATTCAAATGGATGTTGAAGCCAAAGGGTATAAAATATCCTTTCAGCCCCATATTGCTGAAAAAGGTTTTCGCTTCAAATCTCATGACTTCTTCTACAAGTTCCTGTTCACCTGGTGGTAG